Below is a genomic region from Raphanus sativus cultivar WK10039 chromosome 4, ASM80110v3, whole genome shotgun sequence.
TGACCAGAAAATAGTACATGTGCACTATAAAAGGCtgtttataaaatcataacATCACATCACTAACTGTGGTCAAAACAGTACCACTACACTGCGAATCTAGTAAGAATTCAGATCCATGCatcatttttcatttcttaattatttataatagtttgtttattatatagatatttattatttacaatatcAATAAAATTGTTTAGATATGCAATATAACACATAAAATGCATAATTTATTTTCCACCTTTTACTACATTAAGGTATGTTTTACTATTACTATTACTGTATTATTATTTAGTATTAAACGATCACAATATGTATCTTCTAACAATTGTAGTTTGAGAAGTATTTATAATACATCAAAATTGGTTATTTGacaaattaacatttttcaCCGTGTTTTGAGACAAATAATAATGAAAtatgagaaaagaaataaatacattcatttttatttgaattttttgaaaaatcctctatcaatttatcatattttagaggtataattttaaaatattaaaaattaaattatattgaaatatcaaaatatattacagTGTAAAAACTCTGTTTGAGAGCGATAAATAGAGAGTAAGCAGAAATTTGGATGACCAAGAAACAGACACGTGCAGTGGTCTGGTAAAGGCAACAGTGATCGAGAAGTCAGCAAGTGTCCGTTAAGACAGCGACACGTGCTCTCGAGCCCGTCGTGAACCACTTGCTCCTCTTTTTGCTTCTCGTTTATACTTCTTAattactactattattattgaaTTCCACAAATCACATTAACTATCCACCTTATTAAAGTTAATTCAAATTGCGCGAATGCAGACACATGTTTAGCTCTTAAATTAATCTCTAGGTGTTTATTCTAGTATGAGTTTAAGTGCTGTGACGTAAGATAtgacataatatatattataaaaactgGGTCTGCATTCTTGATAAATATGATTAGAGgtggaaaataaatttataagcTATCTAAAGTAAAAAGTagttatatatagtatatatgtttgttgcgtatataagtatatacatatatacgatgtcaaaaaaagtatatacatatatacttataaatatGTGTTAATTTGcataaatatgtataattttgGGTTGAATATACATCATCGCTAAAGCTTGGACAACTCACTTAACACTACGTGGAATTTAGTTTAAACAAGTTTTGCAGTCTTGCTTGTACTTACTTAGCTAATTTTGAGCTTATTTCTTGATCTTCTATACCAGTTTTAGGGTGTATAAGCATATTTCTGCAAAGAATCAAACAACTTGATGGGTAATACTATCAATTAGCTTGCGCTTGAGTAAGTAATATACCCAAGCTTTCTATACAGAACACTTGCCAAACAATGGTTAAAGAGGTCAAAAGATGCAAACTCCTTGTGGTTAGCTACTCAGTCTCTAATACGGATCATTTGAAGTTTCGGAGTACTCAAAAGAGGATAAGATTCTCGCGTATAACCCTttattttgatctttttttatcttatttatttgaCATGTTTTATAATAGAATAATAGATAAAACTATTTAACTCATAGTAGCTACAAAATGCTTAAAGCAGATATCTACATATAATATTGTGCAAGTAACTATCTCCATCCACACACGTATATTTAGGAATAAATTTGTATAAACTTTTgatcaagaaaaaaatttgtgtAAACCATGAGCACAAGCTACAGAGAAAGTAGGTAATGACATTCAAGTTCCAAACAATTACATCGGAGGTCACTTTATGTCTTTTTATTACATTGCAAGACACTTATCACTCCTGAGGTAGTTTTTTACATTAACCGATGCATATTGAGCATACAAATTCCTAACATATCATTTctcttcttttatttatttactctttattcaatttagttttatcctaaccaaaaaatcaaaagaCGTTAAAGGATTGGAAACACATTTTTATCttttctcttcatcttcttcctccagAACTTCATTTTTTGTAAATCAAAAACTTTTCCTCCAAAATCATTTGTCGAGAGAGCTTATCTTAAATCATTTATCTATGTTGTTCAATCTATAATTTAAGATACATCAAGCTACTGATCGACGACAACAAAAACATAGATGACGGTTGCCTTAAATCATTTATCTCTGCTACACCTGCCTCCGACATCCATTCGCTAGCCGCCATGAACGCATCCCATCGATGCAGAGTCTCAAGTGTTGATTCTCGGCATCTGCCCTCCTTCTTTCATCCACATAGATTCTCCGGCTTTGATTTCAGAATCGCTCAGTCGCAGCTATCAACTCCATCCTCCAACACACACTTTTGTCCTGGGAGCATCTTCTTCCACTTTCTCATTTCCGAGAGATTCACCTTCCTACTTCAACACAAGAGTTTTGGTGATTGATTTGATGAAATGGAGACGCTTTGAGTACACGAACTGAGCTTAAGGTGCTCAATTCCTCGTTTAGATTCTGTCTCTGCTCACGAACTGAGCTTGAGAACATGAAAGGACAAGAACCTTCGTTGTGCTTCTTCGTCTTGCCTGAATTTACCAGTTCTGGTGGCTCCGCGGCGGCGATGGCTCACTCAAAAATTTACAGCTTAATTTATTACAGTTTACACATCACAGAGATAGAGAAAAAATGCTTATCTCTTTTCTGAGTTTTTAATCGCAAGTATGTGAGCTAGCCGAGGAGCCAAACTCCAAAGTGTGCGAGAGGTTACGATGTCTCATTGTTGGAACTTTTGATTGTTTAATGCCTCATTATTGGAATCATACTACGTCTTTTGGTGGAGAATAAACTTTGTTTCACATCTGGAGTTTATCTATATGAGTTTTGTGCTTATATTATTACGCTTTGCAGATGGACCACTTAAATCATGAATTTGTTTTTCGATCTTGtttgaaaatacatttgtacatgtgtacaccaATGAGATACACtcttgtacatgtgtacaaataaaaattttgtacACAACAACtcttgtacacatgtacacacaTATGAAAAGATAAAAAGTAAGAAATGTGtcattttttaagaaatcaaataaAGTCTGCAGTTATACAGATACCTTTGCATACTCTGTACGCAATAACAAAGGTTTGAATAGAATTTTCACACTTATATGAGCTGTTGGAAAGAAGAAATATCAGTCATATTTTAGGAAATCGGAGACGTATTGCGGCTATAAACATACATATGCATATTATGCACACCTACATGTTTTCATGCCAAATAGCCATGCTTATTTCTTTCTGTCGCAAAAGCTTTGGGAACTGATGTTAGAATAATACTTACAGTTTTTCATTTCCAATAAAAGTAAACAGTTCATGCTCCGTCCAACTAGCTTGGATAGTAATGCGATAGTCTTTAAAATTTCactctaatttttctttttttttggaatgagtatcaaatatatatattcgcTTATGTGGTAAGGTTTGAAGATCACGAGATGGAAAAAAACTATCAAAAGCTTAGAGAAACAGAGATAAGTGCACAAGAACTATGTATCCATATCATTATGGACATTTCAGaagatcaaaattttaaagtatCCATGTGGACACTACAAAAGGTGTACAAGAACTATTGTATCCATATGGACACTCATATTCATCATCTCAGTGTACACTCACTGTTGTCCATATAGTTTTATACGAGCCACAAATTCATgttactaaatatttaaaattattcttaTGGGAACTAAAAATAATCAAGGATGCTAAGTTATTCATGTACACACTACAAAAAGTCAGGAACTAAGATGTCCATATAGATTTTGTCCAAAAAGAGATGTCCATATGGACACTCATATCAAAGGCTTAGAGAAACAGAGATAAGTGCACAAGAACTATGTATCCATATCATTATGGACATTTTATCCATGTGGACACTACAAAAGGTGTACAAGAACTATTGTATCCATATGGACACTCATATTCATCATCTCAGTGTACACTGACTATTGTCCATATAGTTTTATACGAGCCACAAATTCATGttattagatatttaaaattattcttaCGGGAACTAAAAATAATCAAGAATGCTAAGTTATTCATGTACACACTACAAAAAGTCAGGAACTAAGATGTCCATATAGATTTTGTCCAAAAAGAGATGTCATATGGACACTCATATCCATGTTGTCGACATACATAATCTAATGTTATATTacttttttatcaaaaccaGTAGAAGACAACAAGAGAATCTGCTCAAGCACCGTAAATGTCACTAGAACACCATCTCATTCGCTTATATAACGAACAAAAAACACTGAACCCCTTAAACTACAAACAAGAACACATCAAAGTGCAAATCACATCTTCAACTatgaaagaataaaaaaacagCTCAAAAGGAGCAGATGTGGCTGTTAATTACATGGATAGATTATTGAGTGGCTCTTTTATAACACTTCAATTTTGGTGTGCTGCAACGGCTGATGCGTCATCTCGCTCTCTACCAATTACAAATGAAATTATTGGGCTCATCTCTTACTGAGTCGACTCAAGCTATATTCACCCCAAGTCGCCAGAATCAcaacaaaaaaagacaaattaGTCATCAAGGGTAGTGAGTCGTTCTCAAGACACATTATACCAACCCAAGCACCTAACAAAATTTCTCTTAATCCGAGTCAGTGGAGCTTTCTTGATGACGAATCTGATCAAAGTGAAGTCGTTTTCGAACGGCCTTGTTGATCATGACTCGAGGAAATCGTCGAGTCTCGATTTCAACTTAGTCCAAGTCCAGACCATAGAAAAAGTTGCTCACTATCGAATCTCTCTTTGCCCATACGTTTCCGACGTGATGCCGTCTTAGCCCACTGTCTCTGTCGGCAGATCTCTTTGCCTCCGTCATAACTTTCTATAATTTTCTCAACAAAGTTTTGCCTTGATTACGGTGCAAAGATAAAAGAGGATATTGTTAAAAAATGAAACTACATATAATAAAgtttaattgatttattttcCATAAAAATCATCCGAAGAAGTAAGAGAAAAAAGGACTCTTTCTCGTTTGGCTTTAACTAAGGACAAAAAGGTAAATAACCATGCAAAAACTACCTTGGTAGTTGAAAGTGATCTAAAGTGTAATAGAAACTTGGAAAGTGACCTGGGATGTTAAAAACTTTTCAAGTTCTGTAGGCCTATACAATACGACCTAGTTGAAAAAGATCCGACTTAATTTTTTCTAGTCATTTTTTTGATGACATCTCTATTTGCTTCTTAAAAGATTTATCGTCAGACTATAACCACATAAATTACCGAAATACAACATTTATAATCAGTCaccaatcaattttttttcttagggTCAAGTACCAACCAAAATCTTGAAGTTGGTCAACTTTAATAACTTTTGAAAAGACATATCTACAAAGCTTGTACATTTGATTAAtctttttaatcaattaatgttattttttatttataagatgtatattttatattatcatcTTAATCAATcaatagtattttttataaaatttaagcCATTTGGTAATTTACatgttttaaaactaaatataaaattatttttaaaaataatatgttgttGGCTCAATTTAActtcttattttgaatattataacTTAGATCAGTTTGATGATTTATGATCAGtttaataatcattttatatattaattatatttatgatttttgattgGTTTAATGATTTATTTAAGTTATACTGTAATCGTAATGAGTTTTTCTTATGTTTAGATCCATTGGTACGGAGTAACACTAGCTAACATAATTAATAATTGGTTTTCATACATTAATATGCATAATAATTGAAGCATAAGAAATTAGTTagtattttacttttattttctataaattagaAGTCATTTTGCAATTTATTTGTAACaggataaaatataaaatgtttatgtTATTTGAGATCATATCTATCAAAgggaacctttaaaaaaaatatgtatagatAAATAACTTTTTTGGGTGAAATTGTTTcctttgttatatatattgtgaAATTTGCTTCTTGAATTCACATcgtctatatttatttttatttaagatattcccattttatttatattttgtgatgaaatattaaaacaaaatttaattgttaagaaaaaggaaatatagCAGAAATTCTTAATAATGATATATGTGAGTATCTTTTATTTACGAAAgttaattatgtaattaactaCTCTTAGAATTAAATTGATGATAACACATATGAAACCGAATTCTCGAATAATACTATAggaatattttgtaatttgatttAAAGTTGGTAAACTTAAattgttgtgtgtgtgttttatttaATGCCAAATTCAGATAAAATTTGTCcgctttgaatttttttaaatcattctACATTAAATAGAGGAATAtggaaattaaaatatttagactattttacatttaataatattaaaccaTTTTACATtcaataaatcataaatattatttccaaGATAAAGGATGATAATTTAATTCAGATATTTATAGGGGAATATGGCAATTCAGTGAAAAAGTCATGTAACAAGGGGTAGAGCTGGAAATAAACAGAGAAGACTGGTTTGTgtccaatctctctctctccctgaTCATCAATCACTCCTTTAAATCACCATCAAAGAAATTCCAATTTTCTCggattttctttctaaattttaattcttACAATCCCTAAAACCCTAGCCCTCTTTCACGCAACTCAGCTCATAGCTCAAGCTCCTCTGTTCCTGTAAGTCTCAGATTATCTCATAAAGGTTTGAACTTTTCCcggaaaaaaataaaccaatcagataaaaaatcgaaattttgaattttttttttcaattatgaTTCGAAGAAAACAGTTCCAGATCGATGATTTAGATTGCTTGTTGAGAATTTCTAAACCAGGAAAGCCAAATTCAACTTAGAAATAAAcctatttgttttaaaaacctTTGTTTCAAACAAATCAAGCAAGAGAAGCTTGACACCTGTTTCATCTAGAGTCCAGCGATCTGCATAGAATCCAGAACACTACTAcatcaataaatttaatttaacttaTCTTCTTGTTGGTAACTATGAAACAACAACTCAACTTATAATATTTCTTTACATAATTAGAAACACACTCAAATATTTATGTACAGATTGAACTCGATTTCTGCATCCTTTGTCTTGTTATCTTTGAAGTCTCCAATGATACTCGCTTCAGCCGAAAGTTGATGTCTTCATATCAATTAACTagcttaattatttttatcttagcTTCTGATTCTCCTTGTAGCAGTTCTTTGATTATTTCTCACTTTAATTATCCTTTTTCACCATCATCAGAGTGTTACTAAAGATCATCACTTCAAACCCGTTTCATCAAAAtcgtctttttaaaaaaaataaattaatatgtcAGATCTAAAAAGTGTAGATCATAAATTCCAAATCAGAATAACTGATGTATCTTAAATAAGTACATAAATGAAAGTCATCTCTTAGTAAAGTATGTAGATAAGGATATAACATAAGCATATAcgagtgtatatatatatatatatctagagATTTGTTCTTCTGATGAGattgtttatttggttttatttcatcttcttattGCAGGCCTGAGATTGTTTCAGACAGTGATTTTGATGACTCTGCTGAAACACAGCTGCTGCAGACAAGCTTAAACGAAGCCGTATCTACTGACTTTGATGGTGAAAtatcaaaaaccctaatttaattcattttatttatttttccttgATTTTTCCTCTGAGGGTTTTAATCATCAATGCTTACACAGTACAGTGGGTAAAACTTCAAATTCCCAAACTTTTTACTCCTTTAAATCCCAAGAAAAcccacacacacaaaaataaataaaccctttagaattttaaattttgaggggaaccaaaaaaaaaaaagccctAAATGCTTATAGAGAAGAAGCTTAGGAATGAGATTATTAGAGATGATGAAATGATCGGAGATCTGATGAAGAACAACAACAATGGAGACGTCGtggataacaacaacaacaacaaccggtTAAGCCGGTGGCATCACAACTCCTCAAGGATCATTAGGGTTTCGAGAGCTTCCGGCGGCAAAGATCGACACAGCAAAGTCTGGACTTCCAAAGGCCCACGTGACCGGCGTGTCCGGTTATCAGTCTCCACCGCTCTTCAGTTCTACGATCTTCAAGACCGGTTAGGTCTCGATCAGCCCAGCAAAGCCGTCGAATGGCTAATCAAAGCTGCTGAAGATTCCATCTCCGAGCTCCCTTCGCTCAACAACACGAATTTTCCGATGAACAATGACGACGACAATCAGATTCCGACAGGAACTGTTGCTGCTAATTCGTTGTCTAAATCGGCTTGTAGTAGCAATTCGGACACGAGCAAGAACTCTTCTGGTCTGTCTCTCTCGAGATCGGAGCTGAGGGATAAAGCTAGAGAACGAGCTAGAGAGAGAACAGCGAAAGAGACCAAGGAGAGAGACCACCACagtactactactactacttcgTTTACCGATCTGTTAAATTCCGGTTCGGATCCGGTTAACGCAAACCGGCAATGGATGGCTCCTTCTTCTTCGTCGCCTCCTCCTCCTATGGAGTATTTCAGCTCGGGTTTGATTCTCGGGTCGGGTCAAACCCATTTCCCGATCCAAACAAACTCTCCTCACCCTTTCTCTTCGTCGTCACCTCATCAAGAGTTTTCCTTCGTTCCCGACCAACTGATGTCTCCGGCAGGAGCCAGCGGCTTCAATCTCGACTTCAACATGTCGACGACAACCTCCACCGCCGGAGCGTTCAGTGGTTTCAACAGGGGGACCCTTCAGTCCAATTCAACAAATCATCAGCATCATCAGTCTTTTCTAGCTAATCTCCAGAGGTTTCCATCATCagaaggtggtggtggtggaggtcCACAGTTCTTGTTCGGTACCGGTGCACTGCCTGCAGAGAATCACCACCTGCATCATCACAACAACCATCACCAGTTTCAGCTTTACTATGAGAATGGACGCAGAAACTCAGACCACAAGGGCAACGGCAAGAACTGATGATGCTATTACCCATTTgcatctttttctttatttgttttttttttgctttattcATCACCCAACTGTCAATCTTCTTCTTGGTTTATCTTCTGATAATCTTCCTTATTGTGTGTTAAATCTGTTTAGGGGTTTCCCTTTTTTGTTTAATGGTCCAATTTGGAAATCTTTTTGAATTGGGTTTTGTAATGTTGTATTTGTGATAATATCATTTTGTTTCTGGAATATTactgtattatttttttgtatgaatttttttatttctttagttAATTGTTATAGTACTAAGATACTGTTTCTTGGTATTCATGAACAAGTATAGGGGTCAAGGTAATAGGGCGAGCCTTTTAAGAATACTAGattgaatcaaatcaaatatcagaagaagaaaaatacgGAAATTAAATGGAGAGACAGCAAActtataattaaaatgaaaatataaaagtttcaTTGATAAGAAGAAAAATAGTTATGATCAATAACTGAAACTGAAAATTTAGGGCAATGCCCATTATGTATTGAAGAGAGTGgaaattaaaatgatttgtCTCCTGTTGTGATCTCTGTTTGGTTCCCTTCTTCCTTAGCATCTCTCATGTCTTTCTTTCTGTCTCTCTCTATACGTATTGTTTCATATCTATCTACATAGGAGTATAATATGATATATCTTCCCCCCTTTAGACAGTCGTTGTCTTCAACAATGGCTATTcccaaattttcatatttttttgttacgatctgtttttattatttattcttttaactttttgtttcatgGGCTACTTGATCTTCTTCTGCACCCACATGGCTAACCCATCTTTTAGGGTACTAGACAAACTATTATTAAATTCATTCTTTtagttgtttatttattttaggatGCTTTCAACTTTCTTGTGGTTTTGGGATTAAAGTAAAGTTGGTGTACTTGTGTTTCATGCCATGGGTTTCATGTGTTCTGAGGACTTTTTCATGtttacagaaaataaaaaggaTTCTTTCAActaattttatacaattttctttaattacatttaaaattttgatgatAAATGGCAAAATCCTATCATTTTTGGAATTCGAAAATAATTCTATAATCTTCGAATCAACACTTGTTTACTGCAAGATATTGTGTACTCGATTTTGCTTCGTTCGTGAGTATTAGGTATATCTTGGTGTTTCGAGTTCCAATGTTCGATATCGTCTCTGATCATCATCTTTAACGCACACTTTTCGAATTAATTACTCTTTTCTGCATCTTCTGTATGAAGAGAGTCAAATGGTCCATATCATTTATTATGATAAGTTTTTGT
It encodes:
- the LOC108835751 gene encoding transcription factor TCP2, coding for MLIEKKLRNEIIRDDEMIGDLMKNNNNGDVVDNNNNNNRLSRWHHNSSRIIRVSRASGGKDRHSKVWTSKGPRDRRVRLSVSTALQFYDLQDRLGLDQPSKAVEWLIKAAEDSISELPSLNNTNFPMNNDDDNQIPTGTVAANSLSKSACSSNSDTSKNSSGLSLSRSELRDKARERARERTAKETKERDHHSTTTTTSFTDLLNSGSDPVNANRQWMAPSSSSPPPPMEYFSSGLILGSGQTHFPIQTNSPHPFSSSSPHQEFSFVPDQLMSPAGASGFNLDFNMSTTTSTAGAFSGFNRGTLQSNSTNHQHHQSFLANLQRFPSSEGGGGGGPQFLFGTGALPAENHHLHHHNNHHQFQLYYENGRRNSDHKGNGKN